Proteins co-encoded in one Nothobranchius furzeri strain GRZ-AD chromosome 4, NfurGRZ-RIMD1, whole genome shotgun sequence genomic window:
- the fbxl9 gene encoding uncharacterized protein fbxl9 isoform X1 has translation MDDSDGEDCREPPELPLEVLVYILSFLEAADRREASLVCRRWFDASQDLRFQKNVTFSFPGSGASLELIRGLSRKSRLSLKISQLDGFSVSRSLLLEVGEHLGSRVESLALPGSSITEASLLALLPRLTSLRRLDLRGLDSLFMSGAFLSREEHRVQVRSALIGLEELDLSDLRYLSDLTFSRLTGCTPHLRRLSLAGCHIAFEFDPYRGCPVGAAEDSSALLSLRNLKKLLTEQKSTLVALDISRTSITPESLRTITQVQGLVLEELCLQGCKELTDYSVEILVKHQPSLLKLDISGCTGLTSRSVEAVARGLNSLRRFSLSRDWRITEKGLAELLLVPSLRSLDLSECPHISGSEMVKGLKRPGSARAKLESLNLKSCTYIRDLAVFSLAQLLGDFLRELDLTSCVNVTDLSVCAIATYLQKLVVLRLGWCKEISDWGLLGMMQNARCEPGDEAGDKGPRFTRTFGNMGFFKPPRMPFEEQPKLVTQHDLQQSQQAGTSLLALRRLQELDLSACTKLTDSSVAQVVRHPDLQRLSLSMLPEITDASLASVGWHCRSLTSLALSHCPGISDRGVAQAVPHLQRLQHLYLSCCNKVTDRSLFLLMQHCKRLKTVDISGCKNISVTAVDLLQSQLPFLENKHKFIGGLDQAFMTD, from the exons ATGGATGACAGCGATGGAGAAGACTGTAGAGAACCCCCCGAGCTGCCTCTGGAG GTTTTAGTCTACATCCTGAGTTTTCTTGAGGCTGCAGACAGGAGGGAAGCCTCGCTGGTCTGCCGTCGCTGGTTTGACGCCAGCCAGGACCTGCGCTTTCAG AAGAATGTGACCTTCAGTTTTCCAGGTTCAGGCGCTTCCCTGGAGCTGATCCGAGGTCTGTCCAGAAAGTCCCGCCTCAGCCTGAAGATCAGCCAGCTCGATGGCTTCAGTGTGTCCAGATCACTCCTTCTGGAG GTGGGGGAGCATCTGGGCTCCAGGGTGGAGAGCCTGGCGCTGCCTGGTAGCAGCATAACAGAGGCCTCCCTGCTGGCTCTCCTCCCTCGCCTCACCTCTCTTCGGAGGTTGGACCTCAGAGGCCTGGACAGTCTCTTCATGTCGGGAGCGTTTCTGTCCAGGGAGGAGCACCGAGTGCAG GTCCGGTCCGCTTTGATCGGTCTGGAGGAGCTTGATCTGTCAGACCTTCGATACCTCTCCGACCTCACCTTCAGCCGGCTCACAGGGTGCACCCCGCACCTCCGCCGGCTGTCACTCGCTGGCTGCCACATCGCTTTCGAGTTTGACCCGTATCGAGGCTGCCCGGTTGGCGCCGCGGAGGATTCCTCTGCGCTCCTGTCCCTTAGAAACCTGAAGAAGCTGCTAACTGAGCAGAAATCCACTCTGGTAGCGCTGGACATCAGCAGGACCTCCATCACTCCGGAGTCACTGCGCACCATCACGCAG GTTCAGGGTTTGGTGTTGGAGGAACTGTGCCTTCAGGGCTGCAAAGAGCTAACCGACTACTCAGTGGAGATCCTTGTGAAGCACCAGCCGAGCCTCCTGAAACTGGACATCAGCGGCTGCACCGGGCTGACCAGCAGGTCGGTGGAGGCTGTGGCGCGGGGCCTGAACTCTCTGAGGCGCTTCTCTTTGTCTCGTGATTGGAGGATCACGGAGAAAG GCCTCGCCGAGCTGCTGTTGGTACCGTCCCTCAGGTCCCTGGATCTGTCAGAGTGTCCACACATCAGTGGATCAGAGATGGTGAAAGGCTTAAAGAGGCCCGGTTCTGCCCGAGCAAAGCTGGAGAGCCTCAACCTGAAGAGCTGCACCTACATCAGG GATCTTGCAGTTTTCTCGCTCGCTCAGCTTCTTGGGGATTTTCTCCGCGAGTTGGATCTGACATCGTGTGTCAACGTGACTGACCTGTCCGTGTGTGCTATCGCCACCTACCTGCAGAAGCTGGTAGTCCTACGACTCGGCTGGTGTAAAGAAATCAGCGACTGGGGTCTGCTTGGGATGATGCAGAACGCCCGGTGTGAGCCTGGCGATGAGGCG ggAGACAAGGGTCCCAGGTTCACTCGGACGTTCGGGAACATGGGCTTCTTCAAGCCTCCACGAATGCCTTTTGAGGAGCAACCCAAACTGGTGACACAGCACGACCTGCAGCAGTCCCAACAAGCCGGAACGTCGCTCTTGGCTCTCAGAAGGCTGCAGGAGCTGGACCTGTCTGCCTGCACCAAACTCACCGACAGCAGCGTCGCTCAG GTGGTGCGTCACCCAGACCTCCAGCGTCTGTCTCTCTCCATGCTGCCAGAGATCACCGATGCCAGCCTGGCCTCTGTTGGCTGGCACTGCCGCAGCCTTACCAGCCTGGCCCTCAGCCACTGCCCGGGCATCAGCGACCGCGGGGTGGCACAGGCGGTGCCCCACCTCCAGCGGCTGCAGCACCTCTACCTGTCCTGCTGTAACAAAGTCACTGACAG GTCCTTGTTCCTTCTGATGCAACACTGCAAGCGTCTGAAGACTGTGGACATCTCAGGGTGCAAAAACATTTCTGTAACAGCAGTAGATCTCCTCCAGTCGCAGCTGCCGTTTTTGGAAAACAAGCATAAATTCATAGGCGGGCTTGATCAGGCGTTCATGACTGACTGA
- the fbxl9 gene encoding F-box/LRR-repeat protein fbxl-1 isoform X2: MDDSDGEDCREPPELPLEKNVTFSFPGSGASLELIRGLSRKSRLSLKISQLDGFSVSRSLLLEVGEHLGSRVESLALPGSSITEASLLALLPRLTSLRRLDLRGLDSLFMSGAFLSREEHRVQVRSALIGLEELDLSDLRYLSDLTFSRLTGCTPHLRRLSLAGCHIAFEFDPYRGCPVGAAEDSSALLSLRNLKKLLTEQKSTLVALDISRTSITPESLRTITQVQGLVLEELCLQGCKELTDYSVEILVKHQPSLLKLDISGCTGLTSRSVEAVARGLNSLRRFSLSRDWRITEKGLAELLLVPSLRSLDLSECPHISGSEMVKGLKRPGSARAKLESLNLKSCTYIRDLAVFSLAQLLGDFLRELDLTSCVNVTDLSVCAIATYLQKLVVLRLGWCKEISDWGLLGMMQNARCEPGDEAGDKGPRFTRTFGNMGFFKPPRMPFEEQPKLVTQHDLQQSQQAGTSLLALRRLQELDLSACTKLTDSSVAQVVRHPDLQRLSLSMLPEITDASLASVGWHCRSLTSLALSHCPGISDRGVAQAVPHLQRLQHLYLSCCNKVTDRSLFLLMQHCKRLKTVDISGCKNISVTAVDLLQSQLPFLENKHKFIGGLDQAFMTD, from the exons ATGGATGACAGCGATGGAGAAGACTGTAGAGAACCCCCCGAGCTGCCTCTGGAG AAGAATGTGACCTTCAGTTTTCCAGGTTCAGGCGCTTCCCTGGAGCTGATCCGAGGTCTGTCCAGAAAGTCCCGCCTCAGCCTGAAGATCAGCCAGCTCGATGGCTTCAGTGTGTCCAGATCACTCCTTCTGGAG GTGGGGGAGCATCTGGGCTCCAGGGTGGAGAGCCTGGCGCTGCCTGGTAGCAGCATAACAGAGGCCTCCCTGCTGGCTCTCCTCCCTCGCCTCACCTCTCTTCGGAGGTTGGACCTCAGAGGCCTGGACAGTCTCTTCATGTCGGGAGCGTTTCTGTCCAGGGAGGAGCACCGAGTGCAG GTCCGGTCCGCTTTGATCGGTCTGGAGGAGCTTGATCTGTCAGACCTTCGATACCTCTCCGACCTCACCTTCAGCCGGCTCACAGGGTGCACCCCGCACCTCCGCCGGCTGTCACTCGCTGGCTGCCACATCGCTTTCGAGTTTGACCCGTATCGAGGCTGCCCGGTTGGCGCCGCGGAGGATTCCTCTGCGCTCCTGTCCCTTAGAAACCTGAAGAAGCTGCTAACTGAGCAGAAATCCACTCTGGTAGCGCTGGACATCAGCAGGACCTCCATCACTCCGGAGTCACTGCGCACCATCACGCAG GTTCAGGGTTTGGTGTTGGAGGAACTGTGCCTTCAGGGCTGCAAAGAGCTAACCGACTACTCAGTGGAGATCCTTGTGAAGCACCAGCCGAGCCTCCTGAAACTGGACATCAGCGGCTGCACCGGGCTGACCAGCAGGTCGGTGGAGGCTGTGGCGCGGGGCCTGAACTCTCTGAGGCGCTTCTCTTTGTCTCGTGATTGGAGGATCACGGAGAAAG GCCTCGCCGAGCTGCTGTTGGTACCGTCCCTCAGGTCCCTGGATCTGTCAGAGTGTCCACACATCAGTGGATCAGAGATGGTGAAAGGCTTAAAGAGGCCCGGTTCTGCCCGAGCAAAGCTGGAGAGCCTCAACCTGAAGAGCTGCACCTACATCAGG GATCTTGCAGTTTTCTCGCTCGCTCAGCTTCTTGGGGATTTTCTCCGCGAGTTGGATCTGACATCGTGTGTCAACGTGACTGACCTGTCCGTGTGTGCTATCGCCACCTACCTGCAGAAGCTGGTAGTCCTACGACTCGGCTGGTGTAAAGAAATCAGCGACTGGGGTCTGCTTGGGATGATGCAGAACGCCCGGTGTGAGCCTGGCGATGAGGCG ggAGACAAGGGTCCCAGGTTCACTCGGACGTTCGGGAACATGGGCTTCTTCAAGCCTCCACGAATGCCTTTTGAGGAGCAACCCAAACTGGTGACACAGCACGACCTGCAGCAGTCCCAACAAGCCGGAACGTCGCTCTTGGCTCTCAGAAGGCTGCAGGAGCTGGACCTGTCTGCCTGCACCAAACTCACCGACAGCAGCGTCGCTCAG GTGGTGCGTCACCCAGACCTCCAGCGTCTGTCTCTCTCCATGCTGCCAGAGATCACCGATGCCAGCCTGGCCTCTGTTGGCTGGCACTGCCGCAGCCTTACCAGCCTGGCCCTCAGCCACTGCCCGGGCATCAGCGACCGCGGGGTGGCACAGGCGGTGCCCCACCTCCAGCGGCTGCAGCACCTCTACCTGTCCTGCTGTAACAAAGTCACTGACAG GTCCTTGTTCCTTCTGATGCAACACTGCAAGCGTCTGAAGACTGTGGACATCTCAGGGTGCAAAAACATTTCTGTAACAGCAGTAGATCTCCTCCAGTCGCAGCTGCCGTTTTTGGAAAACAAGCATAAATTCATAGGCGGGCTTGATCAGGCGTTCATGACTGACTGA
- the elmo3 gene encoding engulfment and cell motility protein 3 isoform X2, producing MQVVREQITRTLSSKPTSLELFKNKVNALNYGEILKLRQTERLHQEETLAPPVLELKERLKPELLELIRQQRLNRLCQGTMFRKVSSRRRQDKLWYCRLSPNHKMLHFGDIEEDAENPPIETLQDKIPVSDIKGLLTGKDCPHMKENKGKQNKEVLDLAFSITYDVEEYSLNFVAPSRTDFCLWTDGLSVLLGREMSSESMRSELEILLSMEIKLRLLDLENISIPDNAPAIPKPPTNYNFCYDFSHNEQ from the exons ATGCAGGTGGTGAGAGAGCAGATCACCAGGACGCTGTCCAGTAAGCCCACCTCCCTGGAGCTCTTCAAGAACAAAGTCAACGCTCTGAACTACGGTGAGATTCTCAAGCTGCGGCAGACGGAGCGGCTGCACCAGGAGGAGACGCTCGCTCCGCCTGTGCT GGAGCTGAAAGAGCGTCTGAAGCCTGAGCTGCTCGAGCTGATCCGccagcagagactcaacaggttgtGTCAGGGAACCATGTTCAGGAAAGTCAGCAGCCGCCGGAGACAGG ATAAACTGTGGTACTGTCGCCTGTCACCCAATCACAAAATGCTTCATTTTGGCGACATCGAGGAAGACGCTGAAAATCCACCAATAGAAACTCTTCAAGATAAGA TTCCAGTCTCGGATATTAAAGGCTTGCTGACGGGAAAGGACTGTCCTCACATGAAGGAGAACAAAGGCAAACAGAACAAG GAGGTGCTGGATCTGGCGTTCAGCATCACGTATGACGTAGAGGAGTACAGCCTGAACTTCGTCGCCCCGTCCAGGACCGAT TTCTGCCTGTGGACAGATGGACTGAGCGTCCTCCTTGGCAGGGAGATGAGTAGTGAATCCATGCGAAGCGAGCTGGAGATCCTCCTTTCCATGGAAATTAAGCTCCGCCTCCTGGACCTGGAGAACATTTCCATCCCCGATAACGCCCCCGCCATCCCCAAACCACCAACTAACTACAACTTCTGCTACGACTTCAGCCACAATgagcagtag